One Curtobacterium herbarum genomic window carries:
- a CDS encoding sigma-70 family RNA polymerase sigma factor has product MDDELCRRRDEERALLLRVAAGDRQAFRQLDERFRPLVLQVARRQLHDAWLAEDVTQEVMLEVWRLAPRYDPSHPAIAWIRTIATRRAIDRVRKTQADRERDRRLGIRDHEAVDHSSLDRAEAVLDRLALRRALGSLPERQRRAVVLRYLADLSGPELGLALGVPTGTAKSRARDGVLTLRRTLVGPTGEGRGGSGERVGRFDG; this is encoded by the coding sequence GTGGACGACGAGCTGTGCCGACGACGAGACGAGGAGCGCGCCCTGCTGCTGCGGGTCGCCGCGGGGGACCGGCAGGCCTTCCGTCAGCTCGACGAACGGTTCCGGCCGCTCGTGCTGCAGGTCGCCCGGCGGCAGCTGCACGACGCCTGGCTCGCCGAGGACGTCACGCAGGAGGTGATGCTCGAGGTCTGGCGGCTCGCACCCCGCTACGACCCGTCGCACCCGGCGATCGCCTGGATCCGGACCATCGCGACCCGTCGGGCCATCGACCGGGTGCGGAAGACCCAGGCGGACCGCGAGCGCGACCGGCGCCTCGGCATCCGCGACCACGAGGCCGTCGACCACAGTTCGCTCGACCGTGCCGAGGCGGTGCTCGACCGGCTGGCACTCCGCCGGGCACTGGGGTCGCTGCCGGAGCGACAGCGGCGCGCGGTCGTCCTGCGCTACCTGGCCGACCTGTCCGGGCCCGAGCTCGGGCTGGCGCTCGGGGTCCCCACCGGCACGGCGAAGTCCCGGGCGCGCGACGGTGTGCTGACGCTCCGGCGGACCCTGGTCGGTCCCACCGGCGAAGGCCGCGGAGGCTCCGGGGAGCGTGTGGGTAGGTTCGACGGGTGA
- a CDS encoding endonuclease/exonuclease/phosphatase family protein — translation MTSTARPITLMTYNIKNPDPVHDWPARLPVVLDVIRRNDPDLLCVQEAFDHQMDALRAGLPDHDAVGQGREGGTAGEHAAVFYRRDRFRPVESGSFWLSDTPDEPVSNTWGSLYPRIANHVRFLDTDGPAFTLLTTHMDHEQGPHGDEVRARSAALIVQRLSVVDGPVLFAGDCNEPAGSGAASRVFADAGYSDAWTVAGDPEDRTASYNEWAPPVATGERIDWVSTRDVAGVDRVRIDHDGPETWFASDHFPVIATIRI, via the coding sequence GTGACCAGCACCGCACGCCCGATCACCCTCATGACCTACAACATCAAGAACCCGGACCCGGTGCACGACTGGCCCGCTCGACTGCCCGTCGTCCTCGACGTCATCCGCCGCAACGACCCGGACCTGCTCTGCGTGCAGGAGGCCTTCGACCACCAGATGGACGCCCTCCGCGCGGGCCTGCCCGACCACGACGCCGTCGGCCAGGGGCGCGAGGGCGGGACCGCGGGCGAGCACGCTGCGGTGTTCTACCGGCGCGACCGCTTCCGGCCGGTCGAGTCGGGTTCGTTCTGGCTGTCGGACACCCCGGACGAGCCGGTGTCGAACACCTGGGGCAGCCTGTACCCGCGGATCGCGAACCACGTGCGGTTCCTCGACACCGACGGCCCCGCGTTCACCCTGCTGACCACCCACATGGACCACGAGCAGGGCCCGCACGGCGACGAGGTCCGCGCACGCAGCGCCGCGCTCATCGTGCAGCGGCTGTCGGTCGTCGACGGTCCGGTGCTCTTCGCGGGGGACTGCAACGAGCCGGCCGGGTCGGGTGCGGCGTCGCGGGTGTTCGCCGACGCCGGGTACTCCGACGCGTGGACGGTCGCGGGGGACCCGGAGGACCGCACGGCCTCCTACAACGAGTGGGCGCCGCCGGTGGCGACCGGGGAGCGCATCGACTGGGTGTCCACGCGTGACGTCGCCGGGGTCGACCGGGTGCGGATCGACCACGACGGGCCGGAGACCTGGTTCGCGAGCGACCACTTCCCGGTGATCGCGACGATCCGGATCTGA
- a CDS encoding TetR/AcrR family transcriptional regulator — protein MLEDTSADTMAAAAAAATLHLRIRIVAATVDLLRDVPFHEARAEHVAERLDISTHELHQHFPSWDGLVLAAVDRWNGARMDEVTREVGDGSTVELLRAIVASNADDPALMRLLVALLSVAGNPQHAMSSYLRSRYQLFFSQVRRGLERDIAVGRAPHTMDPRRGAEQLIALYEGLQLQALLRSDLDLVAAFDRAVARLERGWMERYEATAQRRLSTWGDVSWSDDETWSV, from the coding sequence ATGCTCGAGGACACCAGCGCCGACACGATGGCTGCCGCTGCGGCTGCGGCGACCCTGCACCTGCGGATCCGGATCGTGGCGGCCACCGTCGACCTGCTCCGTGACGTCCCCTTCCACGAGGCACGCGCTGAGCACGTCGCCGAGCGGCTCGACATCTCGACGCACGAGCTGCACCAGCACTTCCCGTCGTGGGACGGACTCGTCCTGGCCGCGGTGGACCGGTGGAACGGCGCCCGGATGGACGAGGTCACCCGCGAGGTCGGCGACGGCAGCACGGTCGAGCTCCTCCGGGCGATCGTCGCCTCGAACGCCGACGACCCGGCCCTGATGCGTCTGCTCGTCGCGCTGCTCAGCGTCGCCGGCAACCCCCAGCACGCCATGTCGAGCTACCTGCGGTCCCGCTACCAGCTGTTCTTCTCGCAGGTGCGGCGGGGGCTCGAGCGCGACATCGCGGTCGGCCGTGCCCCGCACACGATGGACCCGCGCCGTGGTGCCGAGCAGCTGATCGCCCTGTACGAGGGACTGCAGCTGCAGGCGCTCCTGCGCAGCGACCTCGACCTGGTGGCGGCCTTCGACCGGGCCGTCGCCCGGCTCGAGCGCGGCTGGATGGAACGGTACGAGGCGACTGCGCAGCGCCGGCTGTCGACCTGGGGCGACGTGTCCTGGTCCGACGACGAGACCTGGTCGGTCTGA
- a CDS encoding threonine/serine ThrE exporter family protein, with translation MAEPLLPGPRPGRPPRPRPKARSVAQHDMRDIRARLRGTIYEHVAPDTRSLREQYSARQIVDFCLDLAEVMLASGADTRSVETAVIAVATKWNLAPLDLDFSGSAVTIQYSPTEGPPLVKVRSTRSDGADLGRLTWANQIVDDVIHDDRDMTSAVSALVAVLRMPPRWPMWLADVGLSVLGTSIALQAGGGWRAGVGAFVLMLGIIVSGRWLTGRGYPQFFVSGAQGAVASVIGTLAIWAGVLTPTGAATMVAALVVLLLPHVQLVTWAQDAISGFRAMAVARAFTIGMLIAAIVVGVPAGIAVTHWLRLEVEPSGIVTQTLPLWASLALTVASAGANCFVQQASARVIPVAMVFSAAAGAALWQLKALGLPLLGATFVAAVLLGALSTYAAVRMRTAVSAIAVPAFCGALLPGVAVSNALLNVMSGSSSSVLDFGSAVTVALAIGAGLVLGGLFATPGARRALRRGRRIEVHSVHSDTTALPVIRDSGYDPGNGSVPRW, from the coding sequence ATGGCCGAACCGCTCCTCCCCGGCCCGCGGCCGGGCCGTCCACCCCGCCCGCGCCCGAAGGCCCGGAGCGTCGCCCAGCACGACATGCGGGACATCCGCGCGCGGCTGCGCGGCACGATCTACGAGCACGTCGCCCCGGACACCCGCTCACTGCGGGAGCAGTACTCCGCCCGGCAGATCGTCGACTTCTGCCTCGACCTGGCCGAGGTGATGCTCGCCTCCGGTGCCGACACCCGGAGCGTCGAGACCGCCGTGATCGCGGTGGCGACGAAGTGGAACCTCGCACCGCTCGACCTCGACTTCTCCGGCAGCGCCGTGACGATCCAGTACTCGCCGACCGAGGGCCCGCCGCTCGTCAAGGTCCGCAGCACGCGCTCCGACGGCGCCGACCTCGGACGACTGACGTGGGCGAACCAGATCGTGGACGACGTCATCCACGACGACCGGGACATGACGAGCGCGGTCAGCGCACTCGTGGCGGTGCTGCGGATGCCCCCGCGGTGGCCGATGTGGCTCGCCGACGTGGGGCTGTCGGTCCTCGGGACCTCGATCGCCCTGCAGGCGGGCGGCGGCTGGCGTGCCGGCGTCGGTGCGTTCGTCCTGATGCTCGGGATCATCGTCTCCGGCCGGTGGCTGACCGGCCGCGGCTACCCGCAGTTCTTCGTGTCGGGTGCGCAGGGGGCGGTGGCGTCGGTGATCGGCACGCTCGCGATCTGGGCCGGCGTGCTCACCCCGACGGGTGCTGCGACGATGGTGGCCGCCCTGGTGGTGCTGCTCCTGCCGCACGTGCAACTGGTCACCTGGGCGCAGGACGCGATCTCGGGGTTCCGGGCGATGGCGGTCGCCCGGGCGTTCACGATCGGCATGCTCATCGCGGCGATCGTCGTCGGGGTGCCGGCCGGCATCGCGGTGACGCACTGGCTCCGGCTCGAGGTCGAACCGTCCGGCATCGTCACCCAGACCCTGCCGCTCTGGGCGTCCCTGGCCCTGACGGTGGCGTCCGCGGGGGCGAACTGCTTCGTGCAGCAGGCCAGCGCGCGCGTGATCCCGGTCGCGATGGTGTTCTCGGCCGCGGCCGGTGCGGCGCTCTGGCAGCTCAAGGCGCTCGGCCTGCCGCTGCTCGGCGCCACCTTCGTCGCGGCCGTGCTGCTCGGCGCGCTCTCGACCTACGCGGCCGTCCGGATGCGCACGGCGGTCTCGGCGATCGCGGTGCCGGCGTTCTGCGGTGCGCTGCTGCCCGGTGTCGCCGTGTCGAACGCGCTGCTCAACGTGATGAGCGGGTCGTCGAGCTCGGTGCTGGACTTCGGGTCGGCGGTGACCGTGGCGCTCGCGATCGGGGCCGGGCTCGTGCTCGGTGGGCTCTTCGCGACCCCCGGGGCCCGGCGTGCACTGCGTCGCGGGCGCCGGATCGAGGTGCACTCGGTCCACAGCGACACCACCGCGCTGCCGGTCATCCGCGACTCCGGCTACGACCCGGGCAACGGCAGCGTCCCGCGCTGGTGA
- a CDS encoding MarR family winged helix-turn-helix transcriptional regulator produces the protein MEDQSAQWPIGRLLAAASRAVEREWDERLRAIGLQHAALIALDIALRTGPTGADVIARTARVQPQTMSRTLERLERDGMIERSPHPEDGRRRLVTVTDHGRRMWETARHIEREVLPDDPELRARLSAIVAGVQRSAPHEVLAPDM, from the coding sequence ATGGAGGACCAGTCCGCGCAGTGGCCGATCGGACGCCTGCTCGCCGCCGCGTCCCGTGCCGTGGAACGCGAGTGGGACGAACGCCTCCGGGCCATCGGGCTGCAGCACGCCGCCCTCATCGCGCTCGACATCGCGTTGCGCACCGGGCCGACCGGCGCCGACGTCATCGCCCGGACCGCGCGTGTCCAGCCGCAGACGATGTCCCGCACCCTCGAGCGCCTGGAGCGCGACGGGATGATCGAGCGCAGCCCGCACCCGGAGGACGGCCGTCGGCGACTCGTCACGGTCACCGACCACGGGCGGCGGATGTGGGAGACCGCGCGGCACATCGAGCGCGAGGTGCTGCCGGACGACCCGGAGCTCCGCGCCCGGCTCAGCGCGATCGTGGCCGGCGTGCAGCGGTCCGCTCCCCACGAGGTACTTGCACCTGATATGTGA
- a CDS encoding YdcF family protein, whose protein sequence is MFLTVVAVCCAAVAVPLLVNGVRAARRGARSLTRLLTLVAGLAVLALGVLVAVLAAVGTTVSTALLLLVLALAGYLALVFLVFLGAALTCGLVRVTEQAESLVVLGCGLVHGAVSPMLRSRLDRTLEVFHRSVAAGRTPVVVASGGQGEDEDRTEADAMAEYLVARGVPAELVHREGRSTNTRENLRFSQEVLRDAGAGGRTLVVTNDYHVVRTAMTARRTGLDARVLGAPTARQSVPSAFLREFAAVLVMHGWWHLGALAAIVVLWGVGLATGALPA, encoded by the coding sequence GTGTTCCTGACCGTCGTCGCCGTCTGTTGCGCCGCGGTGGCGGTCCCCCTGCTGGTGAACGGCGTCCGGGCCGCCCGACGGGGCGCGCGGAGCCTGACCCGGCTGCTCACGCTCGTCGCCGGCCTGGCCGTCCTGGCGCTGGGCGTCCTCGTCGCGGTGCTCGCGGCGGTCGGCACGACGGTGAGCACGGCGCTGCTCCTGCTGGTCCTGGCCCTGGCCGGGTACCTGGCGCTGGTGTTCCTCGTCTTCCTCGGCGCTGCCCTGACCTGCGGCCTCGTCCGGGTCACGGAGCAGGCCGAGTCGCTCGTGGTCCTCGGCTGCGGGCTCGTGCACGGCGCGGTCTCACCGATGCTGCGCTCCCGGCTGGACCGCACGCTCGAGGTGTTCCACCGCTCCGTCGCCGCCGGCCGCACCCCGGTCGTCGTCGCCTCCGGGGGTCAGGGTGAGGACGAGGACCGCACCGAGGCCGACGCGATGGCGGAGTACCTGGTCGCCCGAGGGGTGCCGGCCGAGCTCGTCCACCGCGAGGGCCGGTCGACGAACACCCGCGAGAACCTCCGCTTCTCGCAGGAGGTCCTGCGCGACGCGGGGGCGGGCGGCCGGACGCTCGTCGTCACGAACGACTACCACGTGGTGCGCACGGCGATGACGGCGCGACGGACCGGCCTCGACGCCCGCGTGCTCGGGGCACCGACGGCTCGGCAGTCGGTGCCGAGTGCGTTCCTCCGCGAGTTCGCGGCCGTGCTCGTGATGCACGGGTGGTGGCACCTCGGGGCGCTGGCCGCGATCGTGGTGCTGTGGGGCGTCGGGCTGGCGACCGGGGCGCTCCCGGCCTGA
- a CDS encoding MMPL family transporter, producing the protein MPRSLRIAIPALVILVWLVVASVGGPFFGRIAEVSTNDQTSFLPASADATAVQDRSSDFRDASGAPAIVVLERDGGLTSTDTAAAGRIAAALGDRDDVDQVSPVIPSEDGDAVEVVATLTASAETGDAVAAIRTDVEGALPDGLRGYVTGPAGFTADLTEAFAGIDGLLLGVALVAVLVILIVVYRSPLLPFLVLATAVFALTASILVVWALAKAGVVTVNGQVQGILSILVIGAATDYALLYTSRYREALRDHRTGWDATKAALRGSLEPIIASGGTVIVGVLCLLLSDLNSNKALGPVAAIGIAFSVLAALTLLPALLLCFRRAAFWPLRPAFGSAHPVLTGPDARGLWARVGRLVGRRSRVVWVVCTVGLLAMGTGLLGLRADGVPQSDLVIGQSQARDGQDVLADHFPGGSGSPALVLGDADRIDRLAAAVTGVTGVDGVTAAAKDAPSGTTTVGTDATTSTTPGAPAVEPTVSRGQVLLEATLADPADSAAAERTVRDLRTAVERVDPGARVGGVTATAIDTNDTGIRDRTLIIPVVLVVILLILMLLLRSVVTPLVLIGSVIVSFAAALGVGALVFDHLFHFPGADPSVPLFSFVFLVALGVDYNIFLMTRVREETLRHGPREGVLRGLGATGGVITSAGVVLAATFAALGVIPILFLVQIAFVVAFGVLLDTVVVRSLLVPALVLDLGRRAWWPSRLSRRPRDM; encoded by the coding sequence GTGCCCCGTTCCCTCCGCATCGCGATCCCCGCGCTCGTCATCCTCGTCTGGCTGGTCGTCGCCTCGGTCGGCGGCCCGTTCTTCGGTCGGATCGCCGAGGTCTCCACGAACGACCAGACCTCGTTCCTGCCGGCCTCTGCCGACGCCACCGCGGTGCAGGACCGCAGCAGCGACTTCCGGGACGCCAGCGGGGCACCGGCCATCGTCGTGCTCGAGCGGGACGGCGGGCTGACGTCCACCGACACCGCCGCGGCCGGACGGATCGCCGCGGCCCTGGGGGACCGGGACGACGTCGACCAGGTCAGCCCGGTCATCCCGAGCGAGGACGGCGACGCGGTCGAGGTCGTCGCCACGCTGACCGCCTCGGCCGAGACCGGGGACGCGGTCGCCGCGATCCGGACGGACGTCGAGGGCGCCCTGCCGGACGGGCTCCGCGGGTACGTGACCGGGCCGGCGGGCTTCACCGCCGACCTGACCGAGGCGTTCGCGGGCATCGACGGCCTGCTGCTCGGGGTCGCGCTCGTCGCGGTGCTCGTCATCCTCATCGTGGTCTACCGCTCACCACTGCTGCCGTTCCTGGTGCTCGCCACCGCCGTGTTCGCCCTGACCGCCTCGATCCTCGTCGTCTGGGCGCTGGCGAAGGCCGGGGTCGTCACCGTGAACGGGCAGGTGCAGGGCATCCTCTCGATCCTGGTGATCGGGGCCGCGACCGACTACGCACTCCTCTACACGTCCCGGTACCGCGAGGCCCTCCGTGACCACCGCACCGGGTGGGACGCCACGAAGGCCGCACTCCGCGGCAGCCTCGAGCCGATCATCGCCTCGGGCGGCACGGTCATCGTCGGCGTGCTGTGCCTGCTGCTGTCGGACCTCAACTCGAACAAGGCGCTCGGCCCGGTCGCGGCGATCGGCATCGCGTTCAGCGTGCTCGCCGCCCTCACCCTGCTGCCCGCGCTGCTCCTCTGCTTCCGTCGAGCCGCGTTCTGGCCGCTGCGCCCCGCGTTCGGCAGCGCCCACCCGGTGCTCACCGGCCCGGACGCCCGCGGACTCTGGGCACGGGTGGGCCGGCTCGTCGGGCGGCGCTCCCGCGTGGTCTGGGTGGTCTGCACCGTCGGGCTGCTGGCGATGGGCACCGGTCTGCTCGGCCTGCGCGCCGACGGGGTCCCGCAGAGCGACCTGGTGATCGGGCAGTCGCAGGCCCGCGACGGCCAGGACGTCCTGGCCGACCACTTCCCCGGTGGTTCCGGCAGCCCGGCGCTCGTGCTCGGGGACGCCGACCGGATCGACCGGCTCGCCGCCGCCGTCACCGGTGTGACCGGGGTCGACGGCGTCACCGCGGCCGCGAAGGACGCGCCCTCCGGCACCACGACCGTCGGCACGGACGCCACCACGAGCACGACGCCCGGCGCCCCGGCTGTCGAACCGACCGTGTCACGGGGCCAGGTGCTCCTCGAGGCGACCCTCGCCGACCCCGCCGACTCGGCCGCGGCCGAGCGCACCGTCCGCGACCTCCGGACGGCGGTCGAACGCGTCGACCCCGGTGCCCGTGTCGGTGGGGTCACCGCGACCGCGATCGACACGAACGACACCGGCATCCGCGACCGGACGCTGATCATCCCCGTCGTCCTGGTCGTGATCCTGCTCATCCTCATGCTGCTGCTCCGGAGCGTCGTCACGCCGCTCGTCCTCATCGGCAGCGTCATCGTGTCGTTCGCGGCCGCGCTCGGCGTCGGCGCGCTCGTCTTCGACCACCTGTTCCACTTCCCCGGAGCCGATCCGTCGGTGCCGCTGTTCTCGTTCGTCTTCCTGGTGGCGCTCGGCGTCGACTACAACATCTTCCTCATGACCCGCGTGCGGGAGGAGACGCTCCGCCACGGCCCGCGCGAGGGTGTCCTGCGCGGGCTCGGGGCCACCGGCGGGGTGATCACGTCCGCGGGCGTGGTGCTCGCCGCCACCTTCGCGGCCCTCGGCGTGATCCCGATCCTGTTCCTCGTGCAGATCGCCTTCGTCGTCGCGTTCGGCGTGCTGCTCGACACCGTGGTGGTCCGCTCGTTGCTCGTCCCCGCGCTCGTGCTCGACCTCGGCCGCCGGGCCTGGTGGCCATCGCGGCTCTCGCGCCGACCCCGTGACATGTGA
- a CDS encoding GntR family transcriptional regulator — protein sequence MPVPSTQPAAERKLLRDTVQDKIRDAIMDGTLEPGERLNDDDLIAWLGVSRTPIREALAELARAGLIEMAPNRYTRVAAPTKGELLDAYQTLGVIYGGVVRLAVPRFSDAERRTVVATLDQVLTRLGKGEQAALAHDGADVYAMWADACGNASLAQLCRATTDGLSFKLRVPEIAEVVPVDVVAPRIADLRDAVRATDPIAAELAMEAVHLLPERS from the coding sequence ATGCCCGTACCCTCCACGCAGCCCGCCGCCGAGCGCAAGCTCCTCCGCGACACCGTCCAGGACAAGATCCGGGACGCGATCATGGACGGCACGCTGGAGCCCGGCGAACGGCTCAACGACGACGACCTGATCGCCTGGCTCGGTGTGTCCCGCACCCCGATCCGCGAAGCGCTCGCCGAACTGGCCCGCGCCGGACTCATCGAGATGGCCCCGAACCGGTACACCCGGGTCGCCGCACCCACCAAGGGCGAGCTGCTCGACGCGTACCAGACCCTCGGCGTGATCTACGGCGGCGTCGTCCGGCTGGCGGTCCCGCGCTTCAGCGACGCCGAGCGACGCACGGTCGTGGCGACGCTCGACCAGGTGCTCACGCGCCTCGGCAAGGGGGAGCAGGCAGCCCTGGCGCACGACGGCGCCGACGTCTACGCGATGTGGGCGGACGCGTGCGGCAACGCCTCGCTCGCGCAGTTGTGCCGGGCGACGACCGACGGGCTGTCGTTCAAGCTGCGCGTGCCGGAGATCGCCGAGGTCGTGCCGGTCGACGTCGTCGCGCCGCGGATCGCCGACCTCCGTGACGCCGTGCGCGCGACGGACCCGATCGCCGCCGAACTGGCCATGGAGGCCGTGCACCTGCTGCCCGAGCGGAGCTGA
- a CDS encoding LCP family protein, translated as MTNAPEETRPRRADRAVPPRHGRRKRHWGVVLPAVAGVLTMAVLLSGGYAAYAYNRLASSVTKVDAIGSAPPAKDDVDGQAMNILLVGDDHRPDNATPEQMAELNTESDGGATNTDTMIVLHIAADGRSATMISFPRDSYVDIPGVGKGKLNSAFSYGTMNGGGDSGGAKKLIATIQGLSGLTIDHYVRVSLLGFYEIVKQLGPVNVCLNQAVKDDYSGVDLPAGVSELSPSQALSFVRQRHGLPNGDLDRQVRQQYFLSQEARKILSAGTLLNPVKTTNVIDAIGSSVETDQGLDMLTLARQMSNLRPSNIKSATIPILGTPTIYPNGSALSIVQVDTAGMPAFVQSLVGEPPAYTKATAAAAGSVAVTVSNGSGVTGAAAAASSVLAGRGFQVGAPGSSETTATTMVQYPAGMEAQAKALVAVVPGAVPVQSTAVQGVTLVLGTDGKTPQAAAQPGTETTSPAEPSKEAAAPQPAEPSPSSTAVHEYGQDGVCIN; from the coding sequence GTGACGAACGCACCCGAGGAGACCAGGCCGCGCCGGGCCGATCGCGCCGTGCCGCCCCGCCACGGACGCCGCAAGCGCCACTGGGGAGTCGTCCTCCCCGCGGTCGCCGGTGTCCTCACCATGGCCGTGCTGCTGAGCGGCGGGTACGCGGCGTACGCGTACAACCGCCTGGCCAGCAGCGTCACGAAGGTGGACGCCATCGGCAGCGCACCGCCCGCGAAGGACGACGTCGACGGCCAGGCGATGAACATCCTGCTCGTCGGCGACGACCACCGCCCGGACAACGCGACGCCGGAGCAGATGGCCGAGCTGAACACCGAGTCCGACGGCGGTGCGACCAACACCGACACCATGATCGTGCTGCACATCGCCGCGGACGGTCGGAGCGCGACGATGATCTCGTTCCCCCGCGACTCGTACGTCGACATCCCGGGCGTCGGCAAGGGCAAGCTGAACAGCGCCTTCTCGTACGGCACGATGAACGGCGGTGGTGACTCCGGTGGTGCGAAGAAGCTGATCGCGACGATCCAGGGCCTCAGCGGGCTGACGATCGACCACTACGTGCGCGTCTCGCTGCTCGGCTTCTACGAGATCGTCAAGCAGCTCGGGCCGGTGAACGTCTGCCTGAACCAGGCCGTCAAGGACGACTACTCCGGCGTGGACCTGCCGGCCGGCGTCTCGGAGCTGAGCCCCTCGCAGGCGCTGTCGTTCGTCCGCCAGCGGCACGGTCTGCCGAACGGCGACCTCGACCGCCAGGTGCGGCAGCAGTACTTCCTGTCGCAGGAGGCGCGGAAGATCCTCTCCGCCGGCACCCTGCTCAACCCGGTGAAGACCACGAACGTCATCGACGCGATCGGCAGCTCGGTGGAGACCGACCAGGGGCTCGACATGCTGACCCTGGCGCGGCAGATGAGCAACCTGCGCCCGTCGAACATCAAGTCCGCGACGATCCCGATCCTCGGCACCCCGACCATCTACCCGAACGGGTCGGCGCTGTCGATCGTCCAGGTCGACACGGCCGGCATGCCCGCGTTCGTGCAGAGCCTGGTCGGCGAGCCGCCGGCGTACACGAAGGCGACCGCGGCTGCCGCGGGGTCCGTCGCGGTGACGGTCTCGAACGGCAGTGGTGTCACGGGCGCCGCAGCCGCCGCCTCGTCGGTCCTCGCCGGACGCGGGTTCCAGGTCGGCGCCCCCGGCTCGTCGGAGACCACGGCGACGACCATGGTGCAGTACCCGGCCGGCATGGAGGCGCAGGCCAAGGCCCTGGTCGCCGTCGTGCCCGGCGCGGTGCCGGTCCAGAGCACCGCCGTGCAGGGGGTCACCCTGGTGCTCGGCACCGACGGCAAGACGCCGCAGGCCGCCGCCCAGCCGGGCACCGAGACGACCTCCCCGGCCGAGCCGTCGAAGGAGGCCGCCGCGCCGCAGCCCGCCGAGCCGAGCCCGTCGTCCACCGCCGTCCACGAGTACGGCCAGGACGGCGTCTGCATCAACTGA
- a CDS encoding SDR family oxidoreductase, with protein MTDQRIDQYTMQDPTKLYADKKPDEQYLEGAGTDAEMAENVPADHGEDTYRGSGRLEGRKALITGGDSGIGAAVAIAYAREGADVAIGYLPEEQEDADRIVALIEAAGRKAVALPGDIKDLAFCEQLVASAVERLGGLDILVNNAGKQQNVDDITEISDDEFDETFKTNAYATFRITKAAVPHLKPGSTIINTTSIQAYAPSPHLVHYAATKATVNNLAKGLAAQLAPKGIRVNAVAPGPIWTPLQPAGGQPSDALPSAGEQTYLGRWGQPAELAPAFVFLASGESSYVVGETLHVDGGMPTP; from the coding sequence ATGACGGACCAGCGGATCGACCAGTACACCATGCAGGACCCGACGAAGCTCTACGCCGACAAGAAGCCGGACGAGCAGTACCTCGAGGGTGCCGGCACCGACGCCGAGATGGCGGAGAACGTCCCGGCCGACCACGGCGAGGACACCTACCGTGGCTCCGGCCGACTCGAGGGCCGCAAGGCGCTCATCACCGGTGGTGACTCCGGCATCGGCGCCGCCGTCGCCATCGCCTACGCCCGCGAAGGCGCCGACGTCGCGATCGGCTACCTCCCCGAGGAGCAGGAGGACGCCGACCGCATCGTCGCCCTCATCGAGGCCGCCGGTCGCAAGGCCGTCGCCCTGCCGGGTGACATCAAGGACCTGGCGTTCTGCGAGCAGCTCGTCGCCTCCGCCGTGGAGCGGCTCGGTGGCCTCGACATCCTGGTGAACAACGCCGGCAAGCAGCAGAACGTCGACGACATCACGGAGATCTCCGACGATGAGTTCGACGAGACGTTCAAGACGAACGCGTACGCCACCTTCCGCATCACGAAGGCCGCCGTGCCGCACCTCAAGCCGGGCTCGACGATCATCAACACGACGTCGATCCAGGCCTACGCGCCGTCCCCGCACCTGGTGCACTACGCGGCCACCAAGGCGACCGTGAACAACCTGGCGAAGGGCCTCGCCGCGCAGCTCGCGCCGAAGGGCATCCGCGTCAACGCCGTCGCACCGGGCCCGATCTGGACCCCGCTGCAGCCGGCCGGCGGGCAGCCGTCCGACGCCCTGCCGTCCGCGGGCGAGCAGACCTACCTCGGACGCTGGGGCCAGCCGGCGGAGCTCGCGCCGGCGTTCGTGTTCCTCGCCAGCGGCGAGTCGTCCTACGTGGTCGGCGAGACGCTGCACGTCGACGGCGGCATGCCGACGCCGTAG
- a CDS encoding OsmC family peroxiredoxin, producing the protein MPTRTARTAWNGGLDDGSGQVELSSSKVGTYDVSFPKRAADEAGGTTSPEELIAAAHSSCYAMQFSAVLGEAGGTVESLDVKADVSLGPDSAGGFKLTGIVLTVHGEVTGIDEATFLKAADEAKATCPVSKALTGVDIELHATFEQ; encoded by the coding sequence ATGCCCACGCGCACCGCACGCACCGCCTGGAACGGCGGCCTCGACGACGGTTCCGGCCAGGTCGAACTCTCCAGCTCGAAGGTCGGCACCTACGACGTGTCCTTCCCGAAGCGCGCCGCTGACGAGGCCGGCGGCACCACCAGCCCCGAGGAGCTCATCGCCGCAGCGCACTCGTCCTGCTACGCCATGCAGTTCTCCGCCGTCCTCGGCGAGGCCGGCGGCACCGTCGAGTCCCTCGACGTCAAGGCCGACGTCTCGCTCGGCCCGGACTCGGCCGGCGGCTTCAAGCTCACCGGCATCGTCCTCACCGTGCACGGCGAGGTCACCGGCATCGACGAGGCGACCTTCCTGAAGGCCGCCGACGAGGCCAAGGCGACCTGCCCGGTCAGCAAGGCGCTCACCGGCGTCGACATCGAACTGCACGCCACGTTCGAGCAGTGA